The Nitrosomonas sp. PY1 genomic sequence TGATTGAGTTCTGCACGAAATGCAGGATCGGTGCGCCATTGACTGATTGTTTTTGGTGTCACGTCTAACGCCTCGGCTATTTCTTGGTACGCCTTGCCTTCCGCCATCATTAAAATCGCTTGCTGCTGCTTCTCATTCATAATTAACCTTCCTTAACATTAATTAACGCAATCGTTTATAAATCGCCAATCTACTTTTCAGTCAATAGCAGCATTGAGCAAATGAAAGCGATCAACAATCCTGCTAATTCATAAGCCAACACACCGCCATTATTTGTGAAAATAAAATAAACATGAAGTATCGCAGTGATTACTAAAGAAATAATTAAAATAATTTTTGTCATGGTTGTACCTGTCAGTGTTGCGTATTTGCTTCTTTTAAACCGTGAATAATCGAAAGTAATGTAAAACCATCATACCTCTCTTTTGGTATCAGCATCTCAAAGGTGTAGTGATTCTTGATTGCTATGGTCAGTATTACGCTGCTGGGGTCTATTGAAGCATCAGCAATTATGGCGCGTTGTGTCTCGGGATTTTCTGCCAGTATCGCGAGCACCTTTGCGCGTCGTTGTTCACGTTTAAGCTCTGCAATGATTGCAGGTTTATGCTCGCGTAGCCTTTTGATCAAATCCTCAGTTATTTTTTCAGGTGGAGATAGTTCGAGAAAATCGCCATCGGTCTTGATGGTAAAATTTCGGTCACGTAAGTACTCGATAATTTCAGTAGCTTCCATGTCGTTATATCCTCACGCAATTCACGGCTGGGGGTGTTCTATCCGCAACATTGTCACAATCTAATGCTGGTGCGGGTTTGCGCGTTGCACTTAGATTTTCGCTATGTGCAACATTTTTTCTATCTAAAACATTTGTTTCACTGTTGCACTTAGGATTTTTATCCGCAACATCATCCGCAACAAGCAAAGCCTTATGAATACTGGATTGTGGCAATGTTGCACTTAGAAAAGGGGAATGCGTGTTGTGCGTAAGATATCTTTCAAAAACGTCACTAAACTGATTCAATTCATAACCTCGTGGCGTTTCAAAACCGATTCGGATAGTTCTTGAATTGATTCCAAAGCTTTTAAGCTTATTTGCAAGCTGTTTTGGTGAAAGCGGTTTACCTCGGTTATAGGTTTGCCAGGATTTCTCATCATCTGAGACTAAAGCAGTTATTAAATCGGCTGTGCTCATCTTGCCCACATTTTTTGTTTCAAATACTTCTTGAATATCACTTAACAATTCATTGGCTGTACTTTGTGCGCTATGTGATGCTTGGAATATTTTTAATGCTGCGTTTGTAGCGGTATCTGGCCAATGGTCACCGGCAACGTATGCAATTTGCAGCAATGGTTCAATATTGTCTTGCTCACGGTCTCCAAGCTCATCAGGTAATACTGGGCGAGTTTCTCTGACTTGATTTGAATAATCTTTGGAAAATCTGGCTAACTGTGCCGTTAACCGCTCGAATAAAAGCGGTTCAGCGAATCGTAGGCGGTCTACTTTTTCATTTGGTTTCTTACGTCTTAGTTCAAAAACTATTGATCGACTTGTTACAGTTTCCGCTAACTTAATCGCATTGATTCCGGCGATGGCCTTCATTCCCCAAACGTTAAACCGCTTTGGCTCAAAATCATCGCCAGCAGCAACACTACGCCATACGAAAGCTGAATCTCTTGTGTGGCCAGCATTAAGCAATCCTCTCAAATCCTCGTTATCTTTCAGTACCGTTTCAACCTCATCTATAAATAAAGTGGGCTGATATTTTTCAATCATGCGAAACAGCACACTCGGACTAATTCCGCTTAACTGGGTAGCGCGTGGCGCAAGC encodes the following:
- a CDS encoding DUF3631 domain-containing protein; the protein is MTFETIPANHEQQTVYADLSTETLQDTIARLAKLHPLEYDKVRQDEADKLGLSRVAELDKSVKQARKQSVEDNAPFANIEPYAEPVNPLQLLNEISATIRQFIVLEKYQADIAALWVAVCWSTDDIQTAPILLINAPERACGKTQLLTLLAKLAPRATQLSGISPSVLFRMIEKYQPTLFIDEVETVLKDNEDLRGLLNAGHTRDSAFVWRSVAAGDDFEPKRFNVWGMKAIAGINAIKLAETVTSRSIVFELRRKKPNEKVDRLRFAEPLLFERLTAQLARFSKDYSNQVRETRPVLPDELGDREQDNIEPLLQIAYVAGDHWPDTATNAALKIFQASHSAQSTANELLSDIQEVFETKNVGKMSTADLITALVSDDEKSWQTYNRGKPLSPKQLANKLKSFGINSRTIRIGFETPRGYELNQFSDVFERYLTHNTHSPFLSATLPQSSIHKALLVADDVADKNPKCNSETNVLDRKNVAHSENLSATRKPAPALDCDNVADRTPPAVNCVRI